From Triticum aestivum cultivar Chinese Spring chromosome 4A, IWGSC CS RefSeq v2.1, whole genome shotgun sequence, a single genomic window includes:
- the LOC123087433 gene encoding uncharacterized protein codes for MPTHATQGSKEANRPSLSIHPLLLLLLCFASMPSHPRIASLLSSPLAGDDSPFFTPRRKKKEKERKKMADSGGGGDWEVVSLTASTYAAAPGPIQVSPLLHAAHKTAESPLLLLPNPPAPPAHFFMSQHFNLPPLFTSTHPGNNKGGQELQESGPAVPDGDASDDADGLNMPISPENYCHSESEREDVLLLASPAGNGLGLQVEGGGDQLQPTTTPCSLPDVAAGSDAAAPAPASGGVAGNAAQAQKIGCAATEPLGQAKVSMLGGGGPVSQQG; via the exons ATGCCCACCCACGCCACGCAAGGAAGCAAGGAAGCAAACCGTCCGTCCCTATCCatccatcctcttcttcttcttctcctctgctttgCTTCAATGCCAAGCCATCCTCGGATCgcttctctcctctcctctcctctcgccGGCGACGACTCTCCGTTCTTCACCCCGCGCAG gaagaagaaggagaaagaaagaaagaaaatggcggacagcggcggcggcggcgactgggaGGTGGTGTCGCTCACGGCCTCCACCTACGCCGCCGCGCCGGGACCAATCCAAGTCTCGCCCCTCCTCCACGCCGCCCACAAAACAGCAGAGtcgcctcttcttctcctcccaaaTCCTCCTGCTCCCCCTGCACATTTCTTCATGTCCCAGCACTTCAATCTGCCACCGCTTTTTACTAGTACCCATCCTGGGAATAATAAGGGAGGCCAAGAATTACAAGAATCCGGCCCTGCCGTGCCGGACGGTGATGCTTCCGATGATGCCGACGGTCTCAACATGCCCATCAGCCCAGAAAACTACTGCCACAGCGAGAGCGAGAGGGAGGATGTGCTGCTTCTTGCTAGTCCCGCCGGCAATGGCCTTGGCCTGCAGGTGGAAGGAGGAGGTGATCAACTGCAGCCAACCACCACGCCCTGCTCTCTTCCTGACGTTGCTGCAGGTTCAGatgctgctgctcctgctcctgcttccGGCGGAGTCGCTGGCAATGCTGCTCAGGCTCAG AAGATAGGTTGCGCGGCAACTGAGCCACTTGGTCAGGCGAAGGTCAGCATGCTTGGTGGAGGAGGCCCTGTTTCTCAGCAGGGGTAA
- the LOC123087434 gene encoding elastin, with translation MTGCTAPSPAHSRLFMPSPPSTGFHPIHHRSNHIIITGLHRRLAGVQPTTTTKAKMGSRYEVEITVGSARDLKNVNWRNGDLKPYAVLWIDAGARCSTRVDLDNGDNPAWDEKVVVPLPPASRLEDAVLYIDVVHANAAEGVKPLVGSARLPLRDVGGKASRNLKLKRPSGRPQGKLDVRVAVKEPARYYDNNPGGYPAPAGYGSSRDAYGGGYGAAAGAGGYGAYAAAAPPSGYPGYGSAAPPPHAAAPYGSAPPPYGAAPPTQGAGGYGSSVQPAYGAAAQQTQGAGGYGSSASAYGAGQGAGYGGTTGVGLDQSGGKTKKKGMGMAGGLAVGAAAGVLGGLALAGGASYVENKIEDRVTERVEEDMYRGGGYDDYGGDDDY, from the coding sequence ATGACGGGCTGCACCGCACCATCCCCAGCGCACTCTCGCCTATTTATGCCGTCGCCACCGTCCACCGGCTTCCATCCCATCCACCACCGTAgcaaccacatcatcatcaccggcctccatcgccgcctcgccggagtacaaccaaccaccaccaccaaggccaagatgGGCTCGCGGTACGAGGTGGAGATCACCGTCGGCTCCGCGCGGGACCTCAAGAACGTCAACTGGCGCAACGGCGACCTCAAGCCCTACGCCGTGCTCTGGATCGACGCCGGCGCGCGCTGCTCCACCCGCGTCGACCTCGACAACGGCGACAACCCCGCCTGGGACGAGAAGGTCGTCGTCCCGCTCCCGCCCGCCAGCCGCCTGGAGGACGCGGTCCTCTACATCGACGTCGTCCACGCCAACGCCGCCGAGGGGGTCAAGCCGCTCGTCGGCTCGGCACGGCTGCCTCTCCGCGACGTCGGGGGCAAGGCGTCGAGGAATCTCAAGCTCAAGCGGCCCTCCGGGCGGCCCCAGGGGAAGCTTGACGTCCGCGTCGCCGTCAAGGAGCCGGCCAGGTACTACGACAACAACCCTGGTGGCTACCCGGCGCCCGCGGGGTACGGCTCCTCCCGTGATGCCTACGGTGGTGGGTACGGCGCCGCGGCGGGGGCTGGAGGCTACGGAGCGTACGCTGCGGCAGCGCCTCCGTCGGGGTACCCGGGCTACggctccgccgcgccgcctccccatGCAGCAGCACCGTACGGCTCTGCTCCACCTCCATACGGCGCAGCACCGCCGACCCAGGGAGCAGGCGGGTACGGCTCCTCTGTTCAGCCGGCATACGGCGCCGCCGCGCAGCAGACTCAGGGAGCGGGCGGGTACGGCTCCTCTGCTTCTGCTTACGGCGCGGGTCAGGGGGCAGGGTACGGTGGCACGACGGGGGTGGGCCTGGACCAGAGCGGcgggaagacgaagaagaaggggaTGGGGATGGCGGGCGGGCTGGcggtgggcgcggcggcgggcgtgcTGGGCGGGCTGGCGCTGGCGGGCGGGGCGAGCTACGTGGAGAACAAGATCGAGGACCGCGTGACGGAGCGCGTGGAGGAGGACATGTACCGCGGCGGTGGGTACGACGACTACGGCGGCGACGACGACTACTAG
- the LOC123082528 gene encoding AT-hook motif nuclear-localized protein 20 — MANRWWDEGRLTEAPPASGLASNHNQQQQLEDAMAAPKVDGESSHSGGGSGQEQDDEPKEGAVVVPANRRPRGRPPGSKNKPKPPIFVTRDSPNALRSHVMEVAGGADVAESIAHFSRRRQRGVCVLSGAGTVADVALRQPSAPGAVVALRGRFEILSLTGTFLPGPSPPGSTGLTVYLAGGQGQVVGGSVVGALTAAGPVMVIASTFANATYERLPLDDAEEDHHQLEAARRHGAPGAGAPLPPMMAGDPSAAGMPMYGVPPNLMPGGGGHAAPEWAAHARPPY; from the coding sequence ATGGCCAACAGGTGGTGGGACGAAGGCCGGCTGACGGAGGCGCCGCCTGCATCAGGCCTCGCCAGCAACCAcaaccagcagcagcagctggAGGACGCCATGGCGGCGCCCAAGGTGGACGGGGAGAGCAGCCACAGCGGCGGAGGGAGCGGGCAGGAGCAGGACGACGAGCCCAAGGAGGGCGCGGTGGTGGTGCCGGCCAACCGGCGCCCGCGCGGCCGCCCCCCGGGCTCCAAGAACAAGCCCAAGCCGCCCATCTTCGTCACGCGCGACAGCCCCAACGCGCTGCGCAGCCACGTCATGGAGGTGGCCGGCGGCGCCGACGTCGCCGAGTCCATCGCCCACTTCTCCCGCCGCAGGCAGCGCGGCGTCTGCGTGCTCAGCGGCGCCGGCACCGTCGCCGACGTCGCCCTGCGCCAGCCCTCCGCTCCTGGCGCCGTCGTCGCTCTCCGCGGAAGATTCGAGATACTCTCCCTCACCGGCACCTTCCTCCCCGGGCCCTCACCGCCGGGCTCCACGGGCCTCACCGTCTACCTCGCAGGCGGCCAGGGCCAGGTGGTCGGGGGCAGCGTCGTGGGCGCGCTCACCGCGGCTGGGCCCGTCATGGTGATCGCGTCCACCTTCGCCAACGCCACCTACGAGCGGCTGCCGCTGGACGACGCCGAGGAGGATCACCACCAGCTGGAGGCCGCCCGCAGGCACGGCGCCCCCGGCGCAGGTGCTCCTCTTCCTCCTATGATGGCCGGCGACCCCTCCGCGGCGGGGATGCCGATGTACGGCGTGCCGCCGAACCTGATGCCGGGAGGTGGCGGGCACGCGGCGCCGGAATGGGCGGCGCATGCACGGCCGCCCTACTAG